From Solanum lycopersicum chromosome 4, SLM_r2.1:
TGAGAAGATGGTCAAGAatgaggaacatgaagaaatgactaagaaaatgaagagtttggaaCAAAGTATAAGAGATATGCAAGGACTAGGAGGCCACAAAGACATCTCGTTCAGTGACTTGTGTATGTTTCCTCATGTCCACTTGCCTGCTGGTTTTAAAATtccaaagtttgaaaaatacgATGGTCACGGAGACCCCATAGCTCATCTAAAGAGATATTGCAACCAATTGAGGGGTGCAGAGGGCAAAGAAGAGTTACTTATGGCCTATTTTGGGGAAAGCTTAATAGGGATTGCATCTGAGTGGTTCATAGATCAGGATATCACTAACTGGCACACATGGGATGATTTGGCTCGATGTTTTGTACAACAATTCcaatataatattgacattGTTCCAGATCGCTCCTCGTTATCCAACATGAGAAAAAAGACCACGGAAAATTTTCGTGAATATGCTATCAGATGGAGGGAACAAGCTGCTAGGGTTAAACCACCGATGAAGGAGTCAGAGATGATTGATGTTTTTCTCCAGGTgcaagaacctgattacttTCACTATCTGCTTTCTGCCGTAGGGAAGACATTCACTGAAGTTATTAAGGTAGGGTAAATGGTGGAAAATGGCATAAAGTATGGAAAGATTGTAAGTCAAGCTGCCTTAAAAGCCACAATACAAGTGCTTCAAAATGGTTCTGGAAATATTGGAGGGAAGAAGAGAAGGGAGGATGTGGCCGCTATTGTATCAGCGCCTAGAACTCATGTCTAAGGTAATTCCTCACAACACTATTTTCCTTCCCAAGCTCCACAATATTCTGTCCCATACACTccatatcatgtttttaatgCACAACCAATTGCACCCCCTTCTTATCCACAATGGCGTGCACCAACTCCACAAAATCATCCACCACCCCCACAAGTTTATCAAAACACTGCTAGAATTCCTTTCCGTCCCAGACCACAATACAAAAAGGGAAATGGCGTTAAAGGTGAGTTCACTCCCATTGGGGAGTCGTATGCTAGCttgtttcaaaaattaaggacgTTGAATGTTTTGAGTCCTATTGAGAGAAAGATGTCGAATCCTCCCCCGAGAAATTTGGATTATTCTCAACATTGCGCATATTGTTCTAATGCCCCAGGTCACAACATAGAGAGATGTTGGTATTTGAAAAGATCCATTCAGGATTTAATCGATTCTAATCGAATTATAGTTGAAAGTCCGAGTGGACCCAACATCAATCAAAATCCATTGCCGAGGCATACTGAAATAAACATGCTAGAAATGATGAAGGGTCATGAAGATTTTGCATCTCCGTATAAGCCAATCCTTAGGGTTGGAACTGGCATTGAGAAGTCAGCAAATGttgttgatttaacaaaaatgatgCCTTTAGGGGCGGAAAGTGTGTTAGAAAAGTTGAGTCCATCAAACACACCCATCTTAACTGTGAAAGGAGCCCTTGAAGATGTTTGGGCAAGTCCGAGTAAGGCAAAATCGTTTGTTCCAAAAAGGCCAAACAAACCTATCTTGATCGTGCAAGGGGCCCATATTCCTCCTGTGATTATCAGGCCAGTATCCCAGCTCCCAATGACTAACCCCAAAGCTGTTCCTTGGAATTATGAACCTACTGTCGTGACATACAAGGGAAAAGAAGTTGCTGAAGAAATAGATGAAGTGGGAGGAATAACCCGTTCAGGAAGATGTTATGTTCCGATGGAGttaaggaaaactaaaaatgaccaaatacAAGTAAAGAGTCCGGTCACTGAAGGAGAGGCAGAGGAATTTCTAAGGAAGATGAAACTATCAGACTACTCCGTGGTggaacaattaagaaaaactcCAGCCCAAATCTCTTTGTTGTCTTTGCTAATACATTCTGATGAACATCGTAAGgctgtaatgaaaattttgaatgaagcaCATGTTCCTAGTAAAGTTACAGTGAGTCAGTTAGAGAAGATTGCTGGGAGAATATTTGAGGTAAACCGCATCACCTTTTCAGATGATGAACTACCCAAAGAAGGTACAAGACATAACCAAGGCCTACATATCACTGTAAAGTGTGAGCTTTCATATGTCACTCGAGTTCTAATTGATGGAGGATCTGGAGCAAATATTTGTCCTTTATCAACTCTACAAAATTGAATGTTAGTGCTGAAAGGGTCCGACCCAACAATGTATGTGTTAGAGCTTTTGATGGGTCAAAAACAGATGTTATTGGTGAGATAGAGCTCGTACTAACCATAGGGCCTGTGGATTTCGCTGTGAATTTTCAAGTGTTGGATATCAACGCGTCCTACAATCTATTATTGGGGAGGCCATGGGTGCATAAGGCTGGAGCCGTCCCCTCAACATTGCATCAAATGATTAAGTTTGAATACGACCGACAAAAGGTAATTGTTTATGGTGAGGGGGATTTGTCAATCTACAAAGACTCTTCCTTCCCTTTTATCAATGCGGATAATGAGAATGAGGCACTAGTTTATCAAACTTCTGAGGTAGTGGTTATTGAGCATGTCCCCGAGGGGAGTGTCATTCCAAAACCAAATATGCCCATCGCGTCTGTAATGGTGGTGAATGAATTGCTGAAACATGGGTTTGAGCCGGGTAAAGGCTTAGGAATCTGCTTGCAAGGAAGATCTTATCCTGTGAGTCTACGAAAGAGCATCAGTACTTTTGGCTTAGGCTACCAACCTAGATTCGAGGACAAAATGAAGGCAAAGAAGCAGAAGAGAGATGTATGGTCACTTACTAAGCCTATACAACCAATCTACAAATCTTTCATCAAAGCCCGCGCAACAGAATCTTATCAATCATCTTTTCCAGAGCCAGTGATGAAAGTTAGCGAAGAAATGATCaactattttcaagatttatttgtcgAGGTTGATATGGTGGAACTCGGAGAAGGCACTAGCGACAGAGATGTGCAATTCATTGGTCCTGATGTCAATCTAAACAATTGGGAGACCACCCCTCTCCCCGTTAAAGACGAGTCTTGGTAGTctgtcttgttttttcttttgtcatcCGATTCATTCAAGGATTGTAATTCGGATTTTATCTTGTCGTTTTATTTCAAACATTCTATTTCCCTTTTCAATAGGATGTAATTGCATCTTTATTTCAGTCtaatatatttgttcattttcttttatacagTTCTTTCTATGCTAATTCTAGTGACATGACATGCATGCAGAATTTTTCGCCAGATCTTAATATCCAATCTAATCTTCGAcctaatattgaaataataagtcAAGAAATCGAACATGATGAAGACAGAGTATTTGAAGAAGTAAGGAGggatttcaatcattttgaaaataagtcaaatctaAATATGAGTGAAACTGAGACGAtaaatttaggggatcaggaAATTATTAAGGAGACTAAGATAAGTGTACATGTTCGACATCAAAAGGACGATATAATCCAGGCCCTATTTGATTACAAAGATATTTTTGCGTCAtcttatgatgacatgcctGGATTAAGCACGGACATGGTTGTTCACAAGTTGCCAATTGATCCTAATTTTCCTCCGATAAAGCAGAAGTTGAGAAAACTCAAAACCGACATGAGTGTAATAATTAAAGAGGAGATCACAAAACAACTTGAGGCCAAAGTCATTCAAGTCACTCAATATCCTTCTTGGTTAGCCAATATCGTACCTGTCCCTAAGAAAGACGGCAAAGTTCGAATGTGTGTTGATTATCGTGATTTGAATAAGGCAAGTCCAAAAGATGATTTTCCTTTGCCTAACATCCATattttattggataattgtGCTAAACATGAGGTTGCATCTTTTGTGGATTGTCATGCGGGCTACCATCAGATTATTATGGATGATGAAGATGCagaaaaaacatcttttatcaCTCCATGGGGTACATATTGTTATCGTGTTAtgccttttggattaaaaaatgcaGTGGCAACTTATATGAGAGCAATGACAACCATGTTTCACAATATGATGCATAGAGAAATCGAAGTTTATGTGGATCATGTTatcattaaatctaaaaaacaGTCAGATCATGTGAAAGACTTAAGGAGATTCTTCGAAAGGCTCCGCAGGTACAATCTCAAGATTAATCCTGTAAAATGTGTATTTGGAGTACCATCGGGGAAGCTTTTGGGGTTTATACTCAGTCGAAGAGGTATCGAGTTGgatccttcaaaaataaaagcaattcAAGAATTGCCACCTCCAAAGAACAAAACTAAGATTATGAGTCTTCTAGGAAGGTTAAACTACATCAGCAGATTCATTGCTCAACTCACAACAACTTGTGAGCCTATCTTtaagttgttgaaaaagaatGCCACAGTTGAGTGGACCGAAGAATGTCGAGAAGCTTTTGAAAGAATTAAGAATTACCTGTCGAATCCCCCTGTGTTGGTTCCTCCCGAGCCGGGAAGACctttgatattgtatatgtcagtacttgataattcttttggttgTGTACTGGGTCAGAATGATGACACTGGGAAGAAAGAGCGGGCCATTTATTACCTCGGCAAGAAATTTACCGTTTACGAAGCAAAGTATACCCTTCTTGAAAGAACGTGTTGTGCCCTAACTTGGGTAGCACAGAAGTTGAAACATTATCTTTCGTCTTACACTACTTATCTCATCTCTTGTATGGatccattgaaatatatttttcaaaagcccAATGCCCACAGGCAGGCTTGCGAAATGGCAAATATTACTCACAGAGTTTGACATTATCTATATAACGCGGACCGCAATGAAAGCTCAAGCATTGGCAGATCATTTGGCAGAGAACCcaattgatgaagaatatgaaccGCTTAAAATCTATTTCCAGATGAAGAGATATCTTGTATCGATGAAGTTATTCACGATAACGATAAAGGTTAGAAGTTATTCTTTGATGGTGCCTCTAACAGGAAAGGAGTTGGAATAGGAGCTGTTCTTGTGTCTGAATCAGGGGAATATTACCCTATATCAGCGCAACTTAGATTCTATTGTACTAATAATATGTTTGAGTACGAAGCATGCATTTTGGGTCTGAGGTTAGCTGTTGACATGGGCATCCAAGAATTGTTAGTGTTAGGAGACTCAGACTTActagttcatcaaattcaaggagaatgggaaaCTCGAGACCCAAAGCTGATACCATATCAACATTGTTTACAAGGTCTTTGTCAACTATTCGTGTCGATAAAGTTTAGACACATTCCAAGAATGCACAATGAGATTGCAGATGCATTGGCCACTTTGTCTTCGATGCTCCAACACCCTGATGACGCCCATATCGATCCTTTATACATACAAATTCGTGATCAACATGCCTATTGCAACATGATTGAGGAGGAATTTGATGGTAAGCCTTGGTTTCATGATATCAAAACTTATCTTCAGTCTGGAGAATGTCCGTCAGATGTAACTAGTAATCAAAAAAGGACTATTCGACGACTAGCAAGGGGTTTTTTCTTAAGCGGAGGCATACTGTACAAGAAGACACCCGATTTAGGTCTTCTAAGGTGTGTAAATGCTCAAGAGGCTTCCACAATCATGATTGAAGTACACTCAGGAGTTTGTGGACCTCATATGAATGGATATGTTCTAGCCAAGAAAATACTTCGAGCAGGATATTATTGGCTCACCATGGAGCGGGATTCCATACGATTTGTTTGTAAATGTCATGAATGTCAAATACATGGTGATTTAATACATTTTCCCCCTTCTGAGTTGCATGCAATGTCGGCTCTATGGCCTTTCGTGGCATGGGGAATGGATGTGATTGGACCGATAGAACCAAAAGCGTCGAATGGTCACAGGTTCATCTTGGTGGCCATTGTGGGTGGAAGCAGTAACTTTCAAATCAGTGACCAAGAAGGTCGTGGTGGATTTCATCCATTTCAACATCATCTGTCGTTTTGGTATTCCAAAGGTGATTATAACTGACAATGCCACAAATCTCAACAGCCACTTAATGCAAGAGGTATGCTACCGATTTAAGATTGAGCATCGAAATTCGACTCCGTATCGCCCAAAGGCAAACGGGGCTGTAGAAGctgcaaaaaaaatataaaaaagatacttCGTAAGATGGTGCAAAGTTCTCgacaatggcatgaaaagttgcCTTTTACTTTGTTGGGTTATCGCACTACAGTCCGTACGTCAGTGGGCGCTACCCCATATTCACTGGTATACGGGACTGAAGCAGTTATACCTGCAGAGATTGAGATCCCATCTTTACGAATCGTTGTggaggctgaaattgatgatgatgaatggATCAAAACTCGGTTAGAGAAATTaagtttgattgatgagaagcgTCTGACATCAGTATGTCATGGACAATTATATCAGAAAAGAATGGCACGGGCATACAACAAAAAGGTGCGTCCCGGACATTTTGAAGAGGGTCAATTAGTGTTAAGACGCATTTTGCCACATCATGCTGAAACCAaaggcaaattttctccaaattggaGAGGACCATTCGTTGTTAAAAGGGTATTACCCAATGGTGCTCGTTACTTAGCAGATATAGAAGGCAAAGTGATAGAAACGGTCGTCAATGCTGATGTTGTGAAAAGATACTGCATATGATTGAGTTTCGACATTAGAAACCCTTATGTTTGGGCATGGTATTTCAAGGGTTGATTCAACGGGATCTCTTGGTTATGCTTTGTCCttgacttttcaaaaaaaacaaaaaaaaacaaaaacaaattgtctgaactacgtttgacctgattcttgtttcggcaagatacgtaggcagccctaATATTGGGTTCGGTTCAACCAAAtacaaatccaaaaattcatattgtagTATACTGGGGCAAAAGTCGTTTGTTTATTTATTCGGTTTCTTATCTCACAGCTCAAAATCAACCCCatcatctaaaaaaaaaagtctttgcgTCAGTCCTTGATATGTCGAGAATAAGTTGGTTAAAGGTAGGTAAAAATCCTGAATGGGCACCATAAGACAAATGtgagtaaaaagaaataaaaatgagagagtCATATTGGTGAAAACCCTAAGTGGGAACCGTAAGGCGAAAAGGAGTTGAATATAAGagagtcttattggtgaaaatcCTGACATGCACCATAGGGCAGACGTGAGCTGGAGCAATTAACATGATTGAGTTTTAGCGGCAAAGACCTTCGTGAATACCACAAAGTCTATAAAGGTTCAGATTATTTATAGCTTCATTAAGTGTTGGGATTCCACATCAAgattaaataatcaataatggtTGATGAATAGATTGGATAGCCACGTCTggaaatcaattcaaattgCATGACATGATCAATAGACTCGGCTTCCACACTCagataagtttttctttcttcttctaaaaaaaagtcttcatcaaatcttttcttttattctcatatagttcgcaattttcttatactttttttcGTCACTTTTTTGGTATGTATTTGAGTCGagtatttgtcaaaaaaaaaactatgaagaAAATTCAAGACTCGCTACCAAGTCTCTAATCGGTACTAGGCAAAGCATCAGGCTACTGAG
This genomic window contains:
- the LOC138348160 gene encoding uncharacterized protein, with the translated sequence MAPRDGNESNNDEEIQNQMTSQETGTTEEIRVLRQQMAEMYEAWMSGQPPPSSIRDYFNTNMSHPIQVSTSDPIYPPGFSPYANTFNIAGTSMVRPSNTPVISNPLFVSTAPTNSISQPMMVPKSDSDPPPKVRRDQNCTLEEAIKIPSSHPHIHQYSSPVKIEKMVKNEEHEEMTKKMKSLEQSIRDMQGLGGHKDISFSDLCMFPHVHLPAGFKIPKFEKYDGHGDPIAHLKRYCNQLRGAEGKEELLMAYFGESLIGIASEWFIDQDITNWHTWDDLARCFVQQFQYNIDIVPDRSSLSNMRKKTTENFREYAIRWREQAARVKPPMKESEMIDVFLQVQEPDYFHYLLSAVGKTFTEVIKVG
- the LOC138348161 gene encoding uncharacterized protein, whose product is MVENGIKYGKIVSQAALKATIQVLQNAPQYSVPYTPYHVFNAQPIAPPSYPQWRAPTPQNHPPPPQVYQNTARIPFRPRPQYKKGNGVKGEFTPIGESYASLFQKLRTLNVLSPIERKMSNPPPRNLDYSQHCAYCSNAPGHNIERCWYLKRSIQDLIDSNRIIVESPSGPNINQNPLPRHTEINMLEMMKGHEDFASPYKPILRVGTGIEKSANVVDLTKMMPLGAESVLEKLSPSNTPILTVKGALEDVWASPSKAKSFVPKRPNKPILIVQGAHIPPVIIRPVSQLPMTNPKAVPWNYEPTVVTYKGKEVAEEIDEVGGITRSGRCYVPMELRKTKNDQIQVKSPVTEGEAEEFLRKMKLSDYSVVEQLRKTPAQISLLSLLIHSDEHRKAVMKILNEAHVPSKVTVSQLEKIAGRIFEVNRITFSDDELPKEDVIGEIELVLTIGPVDFAVNFQVLDINASYNLLLGRPWVHKAGAVPSTLHQMIKFEYDRQKVIVYGEGDLSIYKDSSFPFINADNENEALVYQTSEVVVIEHVPEGSVIPKPNMPIASVMVVNELLKHGFEPGKGLGICLQGRSYPVSLRKSISTFGLGYQPRFEDKMKAKKQKRDVWSLTKPIQPIYKSFIKARATESYQSSFPEPVMKVSEEMINYFQDLFVEVDMVELGEGTSDRDVQFIGPDVNLNNWETTPLPVKDESCSFYANSSDMTCMQNFSPDLNIQSNLRPNIEIISQEIEHDEDRVFEEVRRDFNHFENKSNLNMSETETINLGDQEIIKETKISVHVRHQKDDIIQALFDYKDIFASSYDDMPGLSTDMVVHKLPIDPNFPPIKQKLRKLKTDMSVIIKEEITKQLEAKVIQVTQYPSWLANIVPVPKKDGKVRMCVDYRDLNKASPKDDFPLPNIHILLDNCAKHEVASFVDCHAGYHQIIMDDEDAEKTSFITPWGTYCYRVMPFGLKNAVATYMRAMTTMFHNMMHREIEVYVDHVIIKSKKQSDHVKDLRRFFERLRRYNLKINPVKCVFGVPSGKLLGFILSRRGIELDPSKIKAIQELPPPKNKTKIMSLLGRLNYISRFIAQLTTTCEPIFKLLKKNATVEWTEECREAFERIKNYLSNPPVLVPPEPGRPLILYMSVLDNSFGCVLGQNDDTGKKERAIYYLGKKFTVYEAKYTLLERTCCALTWVAQKLKHYLSSYTTYLISCMDPLKYIFQKPNAHRQACEMANITHRV
- the LOC138348162 gene encoding uncharacterized protein, with the translated sequence MKAQALADHLAENPIDEEYEPLKIYFQMKRYLVSMKKGVGIGAVLVSESGEYYPISAQLRFYCTNNMFEYEACILGLRLAVDMGIQELLVLGDSDLLVHQIQGEWETRDPKLIPYQHCLQGLCQLFVSIKFRHIPRMHNEIADALATLSSMLQHPDDAHIDPLYIQIRDQHAYCNMIEEEFDGKPWFHDIKTYLQSGECPSDVTSNQKRTIRRLARGFFLSGGILYKKTPDLGLLRCVNAQEASTIMIEVHSGVCGPHMNGYVLAKKILRAGYYWLTMERDSIRFVCKCHECQIHGDLIHFPPSELHAMSALWPFVAWGMDVIGPIEPKASNGHRFILVAIVGGSSNFQISDQEGRGGFHPFQHHLSFWYSKGDYN